A region of the Thioploca ingrica genome:
TTATTAAAGTTAATTGTGCAGCGATCCCAGAAAGTCTATTAGAATCAGAACTATTTGGGCACGAAAAAGGCGCGTTTAGTGGCGCCATCAATCAACATAAAGGCCGCTTTGAACGCGCGAATAAAGGCACCTTATTTTTAGATGAAATTGGTGATATCTCACCAACCTTCCAAGCCAAATTGTTACGGGTACTTCAAGAAGGTGAATTTGAAAGGGTGGGTGGTAGCCGCACATTAAAAGTGGATGTCCGCATTATTACGGCAACCCATGTTGATTTAGAAAGTAGGGTAGAACAAGGCGAGTTTCGAGAAGATTTGTATTATCGCCTCAATGTGATGCCAATTTCACTACCCGCATTACGTGAACGTCCCGAAGATATTCCCGAATTAGCGCAATTTCTGCTAGATAAAGTTGCCAAAAAACAAGGCCGTCATTTAGAACTCACTGATAGTGCGATTCGGTTACTAATGCAGCATAGTTGGCCAGGTAATGTGCGCGAATTAGAAAATTGTTTAGAACGAGCGGCGATTCTAGGTGAAGGAGAACGGCTCGATCGGGCGGTTATCAACCTAGCCGGTCTTAAAGAAGAAATTCCGCTACCCCGTAATCCGCCAGCCAAAGTGGATTTACAGGATCCCAAACTCGATGAACGCGAACGGGTTATCGCCGCCTTAGAACAAGCCGGCTGGGTACAAGCTAAAGCCGCACGACTACTCGATATGACTCCACGGCAAATTGCTTATCGAATTCAAACGCTTAACATTAAAATGCGTAATATTTGATGGCGATTGATTAACTTTGGTTATACATTTTTAGAGTTATGCTTTATTTATTAGCCCAACAGTAGGGTTTGTATTAGAATGATTCGTTTCTTTTCTAACAATTAACTATTAGGTCATATTATGGTGGATTTATTAAATAATATTATTGAGTTAGACAATGAAATAGCGAAAGCTAGGAATAACTTATCTACAGATAGATTAGACATGTCATTTGGTGAAATTGTGAGTATGTATGAACGAGAAGAACTTATTATTGATCCTAACTTTCAGCGATTATTTCGATGGGGTGATGATCAGCAAACAAAATTTATAGAATCCCTGGTGTTAGGTATTCCGGTCCCGCCTCTATTTGTAGCTGAAATTAAGGAAGGAACAGAGGCTGGAAAGTGGGAACTTATAGATGGTCTACAAAGGGTTTCTACTGTGCTGTCTTTCTTTGGTGTGCTGAGAAGTTTACCTGATAAAAATAATTGGGCTTTAGGAGAAGGGGGGTTAGTAAAACAATGGAGAGACTATAGATTTACTGATTTAGCTCTAAAGTATCAACTGAATATTCGACGGGCAGTTTGCAGAATTGAGATTATCAAATGGAGTAGCGGTGTTGATATGAGGTATGAACTTTTCACTAGACTAAATACGCTCGGTACGCCATTATCCGACCAGGAGTTAAGAAACTGCATTTTCAGACCGAAGTCTAATAAATTTAATGACCTTTTAAGGAAACTAGCTAATCAAGAAAAGTTTATAGAATTGATCGAGCCGACTGAAGGACAACAAGAACAACTCTATCTTGAGGAATTAGTATTACGCTTTTTTGCTCTTTATGATGCAGCTAAAAATGTAGAAGGCAGTGATGAAAAAATCAAAGAAAATATTTCTTCCTATATGAGTAGCTATATGAAGATGATTACTGAAAACGACAGTTTCGATTATGAATTAGAAAGTTTGTTCACTAGAATAATCGATTTGCTTGTGCCTTTAGGACGAGATGTGTTTAGAGGAGGAAAAGAGATAGCTAGGGGACCTTTCTCGCCAAGTAGTTACGATATTGTCATGGTCGGTATTGCTTTAAATATAGATAATTATGAGAAAATGTCTGCTGATAAAATCAAGAACAAATTAGAAATAGCGAAACGAGATGAACGCTCTAAAAAATTAGTGAATAGTCGGCAACGAGTTGCTCAACGTATTGAGTTTATAAGAAATATTTTTGGTACCCAATGATTGCTTTAGAGGAAAAAATCCTTGAGGATATCAAATGGCGGATCGATGAAATATCTATTATCAAGATTGTTGTATTACGTACTACTCTTTCAGAACAACAAAAACAAATTTTACGAAGATACACTATTCCCGCATTTTATTCCTTGTGGGAAGGATATGTAAAAGATGCTTTGAGGACTTATATTGAAGAAATCAATTCTTTACAATTAACTACCGACCAAATCTCTTCCCGAATATTAGCCCATTTTGTTGATACCAAATACTTGAAAAACCTTTCCACAGATTTTAACAAACGTGAACCACTCATCTCTGATCTATTACAAGCACTAAAAAAACCAGTTATGTTGCCTATTGAGTTGCCAACTGAGTCAAATATTAATTTGAAAGTGCTCAATACTATCTTATCGAGATTAAACCTACAAACATTAGATAATGATCGGTTTAAAAAAAGACTTGATGATTTCTTAAACTTTAGGAATAGAATCAGTCATGGAGACATGAAAATACCTATCGATCAAACTCATATTGATAAATTTTCTTTGCTGGTAATAGAGTTGATGGACGAAATACTTTTAAAAATCAGTGAAGGGTATAAGCTAAAAACATACTTATCGTCAAACAGTTAAAAAAATATAACTTCATTGTTCATGAACTTCTGCTCTATTAAAGCAAAAAGTTTCCGTGTTTAAACGAGGAGGAAGCAATTGGCGTTTAGCTGGTTGGCTAATGATTTGACGCAATTCATTCATGATATCATCATAATTTTTAAAAGCTTCTTCTTCACGCCGCTCAGCAATGAATTCATCAACCAAGTTATGACGTTGTGGTTTGTAGCTACGTGCCAGCAGTTGAGCAGGGTGCGCAGTGGAACAGACTGTTTGAACAATCACTTGATTTTGAGCAATCGTAAAACTTAACTGACTGCCCACCTGGAGATGTAAAAAATAGCGTATTTCTTCGGGAAGTTCGATTTTGCCATCCGGTAAAAGTGTCGCAATACTCATGGTAATTTTCCCTCCGGTTTTAATAAATTAACCATTGCTCTCAAATCAGCATTTTGTTGTTTTAGGTATTCAATTTCTTTATCTTTTTGTTCGAGTAGTAGGCGGGATTTTTCCAATTCATGTTGTAATTCAATTAACTGTTCAGACGGAGAATTGTTGTACCAATTGTTAAAGTCCATCCCAACATTAAGAATACTTTTCTCGCTCACCAATTCTCCTAACTCTACGCCAAAAATTTTTGCAATTTGCTCCAATCGATTCAAATTAGGGCGTGTTTCCCCCCGTTCAATACAACCATAAGCATTTAAGGACATGTGCAACTTCTCAGCAGCCTCTTCCTGAGACCACCCTTTAACTGTTCGCATCAGTTTAATCCTCTCATGGAGTTTCATAAATACACTGTAAATTGGGTGAAATACCAAACGGTGAAGGGTAGATAGATTTATGAATTTTTATGATAGTGACACCTGATTCTTTGATTCAATTATTGAATTATACACTGGATTGATCGAAGTATCTAAACAAAAGCCGGAAATTTTTGTTTTATAAATCTACATAATTAGGAATTATAATATGTTAGCACAAAATATGGATATTAAGTTTATATCTTGTTATCAAACTGAGCTTGGAAATATCTAGCTTGAGGTTTCACTTTATGAGGGAAAAAGCTAAGGTTAACGTTTAAAATAGAAATTAGATTATGAATTGTGCTAAAGTAAGTTTATTTTTATTAATGGTTTTATCTTTAGTGATTGGTTTATCTACTTTTGTAGTAGCTAAAGAAGGTAACTGTAACGGGGGAGCTAAACACGGTGACCCATGTACTGGAACATCACAATGCCCTAACGCTTGTATAGGTGGTTCTAGAGATAGGCTAAATTGTAAAAGTGACAAAAATTGTCCTGGTACTTGTGATGCAGATGGCATTGATGGTGCAAAAAATTGCCTCGAAAATAAAGATTGTGTTGGAAAATGCTATGGTGGGAAGAATGATGGGAAAAGTTGCAGGAGCTACGTAACTTGTCCAGATGGAGAATGCAAAGGGGATCATAGTTGTCAGCATAAAGGTTCATGTGATAATAAGGGTAGTTGTCGCGATTCTGAGAACAATGAACTATTGATACAACTAGCTTCTTTCTCTGCTACTCGTACTTCAAACGGTATTCTTTTAGAATGGGAAACCAAAACAGAGAAAGAGAGTAGCGGTGCAAATCTCTATTGCGCTAAAATAAAAAATGATGAATTTGATGAAGTTGTAAAAATTAACTCTAGTGCACCAATTCCAACCAAAGCACTTATTCCGTTTATAGGAAATACATACTCATATTCTTCCGCTCAACACCTTGATTCTGGAGTTTATTATTGTGTATTAGAAGAAGTTGATGATTATGGTAAATGCTCAGTTCATTGTGACTTTGTTGATGCTGTTGTTGTAAGTAGTAATGATGTCGAACAAAATGTTGATTTACCAAAAGCTACCAAGTTGTGTAGCCAGTATAATGAGGTACTCAAAAATTCCTGCATAGAGGATGTGCTTGTTACTACGAAATAACCGAGCTAGGTAAGATACATAAGCGAAACGTAACGCACCATTCATCGTTTCATCGTTCCCACGCTCCAGCGTGGGAATGCGTATGATGGCACCGATTTTCTCGCGTTTGTGGTGGAAGATCAACATGTTCCTGCATAAAATCTTCTGTGGGTCGATCTGAATTTGGCTCGTTCCCAAGCTCGGCTTGGGAATGCGTGCCCGTCAAGCTCACGCTTGACAAGTAACACCAAGCCGAGCTTGGCAGATCGGCATTACCAAGTGGAACTTGGTAACGAGCTAAATTCAAGTTTTCGACTCATTTATAAAATTATATACTTGATGAATCAAAGTGTCCTAATAAAAGTGGAAAAGAGTTGTGTTATAGGGTAAAACAAGCGAATGGGTTGTAAAAGAGGTAATCATTCCCATTATATGAATACCATAGTCTTTATTCTTGGTCAAACTAAAAAACTTGAGAGTCGAGTAATAAACTACAAACGAGGAAGGAACGATGCGTAAAATTTTAAGCAGTGCAATAATGATGTTGGCAGTAGCAAGTAGTGCAAGCGTAGAAGCGGCTGCCGCGAATTCGTGGAATTTATCCAGCGATATGATAATTGCGACTATGTCCACCAATCCTTGTTCTCCAACTAATCTTTTACCTAGTTCTTTTGGTATAGGATGCGTGTGGACAGCGATGTATGATGCAGTGGGTACAAGCCATAATTCACTTAACTACCTAATGATGCCTAATTATTTCCCAACTTATCCGGGTCCGAGTAATCCGGGTCCGAGTAATCCATTTGCGGTGTGGACAAACCCCTCTCAATATGCGTTATTAGTCGGCGTAGCCACACAAACCTATAATGCGTCTAATGGAACAAGTAATTTTACTCACATTCAAGGCATTCCTACGCTACATCCTGACACAACTCTTTCCAGTATTATTCGTTGGAAAAGTCCCATCAATGGTAATATTAATATCATGGGTAGAATAGCTGATGTAGATTCCGCCTGTGGGAATGGAATTAACTGGTTTGTTGACAAGGGAAACTCCACTTTAATGTCAGGGACATTAGCTAATGGCAATAACGGTGCGACAATTTTACAACAGAACATTCCTGTTTCAATAGGTACTTATCTGTATTTCATTGTGTCACCTAAGAATAATGATAATCTTTGTGACACTACCTACTTAGACATCATCATTACTAATCCGTAATTTTTTCATTTGGCTCGTTCCCAAGCTCGGCTTGGGAATGCGTGCCCGTCAAGCTCACGCTTGACAAGTAACGCCAAGCCGAGCTTGGCAGATCGGCATTACCAAGTGGAACTTGGTAACGAGCTAACGGTAAAGGGTAGATAGATTATGAATTTTAGTGAGATTATTCAATTTTTCGACTTATCTTTAAAATTATACACTTGCTCAAGGAAAAATAATATTTTATTGATTTTAAGATTTTTTACATAGGAGTAAATTCCAATGAGGAAAAACTTTTTTCTTTTATTTTTAGTTATAGCAATAAATGTCCCGCAGGCAAGAGCCACTTTGTTCACTGTACCTTCCTCCAATTTAAGTTGATAGCAGTAAGGCTACACTCGCTCAGGTATGTAAATAGACATCCGGGTATTCCTTTATATCAATTCATTAAAGGAATAATAAAACCAAAGGAAAGTTTTAAACAGTTTTTTACTATTCTTCCTCGCTATCTTCACTGATCCGGCGCCGCGGAACTGTTTTGGGATCGGCGATAATTTCTCGGTAAATTTCTACTCGGTCACCTGGTCGTAGCGTCGCATTCGGCTTAGTGAGCTTGCCAAAGATTCCCACTTGTTGTATCGATAGGTCAATATTCGGAAAAGTTTCTAGAATACCAGAACGTTCAATGGCATTTTGGACAGTACAATTTTCGGGTACTTCGATCCGTAGCCAAATTTGTTGTACTGGTTCGGAATAAGCAACACCCACTTGCATAAGTTTCTCCGTAGTTTAGACACTAATGGGTTGTAGTACCGTACTGGTTGTTGATAAGCGGGTTTCTAATACGCGCTTTCCAGCCAGCAGGAATCCTAAAGTTAAAAACCCGCCTGGTGGTAAGAGCATCAGTAAAAAACCTTTATATTCGGGAATCAAGGTTATCTCTAAAAAAGCGAACATTTCTCCCAGTAGTAAATGCGCTTCAGTAAACAGAGTACCACTCCCCAGTATTTCTCTCACCGCGCCGATAATCACTAAAGCCAGAGTAAACCCGAATCCCATCATCAGACCGTCGAGTATGGCTTCTAACATTCCGACTTTAGAAGCAAAGGCTTCAGCCCGACCTAAAATGGCACAATTGACGACAATTAAGGCGATGAATAATCCTAATACTTTGTATAATTCATGTGCCCAAGCATTAACACTCATATCGATCAAAGTAACGAGTGCTGCAATGAAGACGACATAGACTGGAATACGTACCTCTGAACTCACCCAATGACGCACAGCGGAAATCAGCAAATTGGAAATGGTTAATACTGCCATGGTAGCCAATCCCATTCCCAATCCATGAGTTGCGGTACTCGTCACGGCCATCGTTGGACACAGTGCCAGTATTTGGACAAAGACAACATTGTTGTCCCATAATCCTTCACGAGTAATGCGTAAGTAGTTCTGATTCATGGTAGTTAACCTCGATGGTTATAAAAACTCAGCCTGATGAGCCGTGAAAAATTCCAACCCTTGTTTAACCGCTTGTACCACAGCCCGTGGAGTAATCGTTGCACCGGTGAATTGATCAAATACGCCACCGTCTTTTTTGACTTGCCACTGTGCTGCTACTGGGTTAGTTAAGGATTTACCGTTAAAGCTTAAAATCCAGTTATTTTTAGCGAGTTCAATTTTATCTCCCAGACCTGGAGTTTCACTGTGTTTAAGCACGCGCACGCCCAGCACTTCACCCGTTCGAGCAACACCCATCATTAATACCACTGGACCCGCATAACCGACTTTACTGACTTGAAATACCACGGCGACAACTCGTTCACCCTGACGTGCCCGATAAACCGTAAGCAAGTTACCATCCATTCCAGGCAGGACTACCGTATCTTGCAGTAAATTATTGTCGTATTGAATGGGCAAAACTTGAACGAGGGTGTGTTTAATATCCTGCATTTCAGCTGCTTGAATATCTTCCTGAGTCAGGCGATTAGCTAACGCCAACATCCCACTGGTCAACAAAGTGACGCTACCAAGCAGAAGAGTCTGATAGGAAAGTTTCTCACGGAGTTTAGCAAGATTCATAGCAATTTTTCCAATAACCATTATGGCAATAGCGCTTCACCTTTGCGATTACGACCATAAATTCGGGGGCGGAAATAATGATCGATAACCGGGGTGGTGGCATTCATAATCAGCACAGCAAAGGCAACACCTTCCGGATAATTTCCCCAAGTACGGATGATATAGGTTAGCAGTCCACAACCACAACCAAAAACCCACTGACCAATCGCGGTGTTAGGTGAGGTCACTGGATCGGTGGCAATGAAAAAGGCACCTAACATTAATCCACCATGGAGTAAATGAGGAACTAAGCCTAAATAGTGTGATGGATTTAATGCGTGCATCAGCACGGCTGGTAGCAAAACACCTATCAACATGGCTGCTGGAATGTGCCAAGTAATAATGCGTTTCACTATCAAGACGATGCCGCCTAAGAGCAGTAACACCGCGGAAGTTTCTCCCAAACTGCCCGAATGCCAACCCCAAATCGCTTCGTGAGGAATAAAATAACCGGTGAGAGCGGTTTGGAGATCGATTCCTCGAGTGAATTCAGTTTTGACATGACCCAGTAAGGAAGCACTCGTTAGCGCATCAAATGATGTCCCACTGCCAGTAAAAGTAATGGCTAATCCTTCCAAAAAATGGGGTGCCTGCTCACTACCCAGCGGAACCGGGGCAACCCAAGTCGTCATTTCGACCGGAAAAGAAATCAACAAGACTACTCGAGCGATCATCGCTGGATTAAAAACGTTTTGACCTAATCCCCCAAAAACATGCTTACCCACTAACAAAGCAAAGACAGCACCTATCACGGCAATCCACCAAGGTGCCCAAGGCGGGAGAGATAAAGCGAGTAGCCAGGCAGTCAACATCGCTGAACCATCTAGGAGAGTGGGACGAACTGTCAAGCCACGTAAATAAAGACTTAACGCTTCCGTCGCCAAAGCAGCCAGCACACAAACTAACCACAGGTTAATTGCGGGCCAACCATAAAGCCAGAAACCCAATAACGTTGCTGGAATCAGTGCCAGCATCACGTTATTCATTATCTGACCGATATCGGTCGGTAAGTGAATGTGGGGTGCATGGGTAGGGGGATTCATATTGCCTCCGCTAGGGCTTTAGCTTGCTTTTCTTTGGCTGTCTGACGCGCAGCAGCGGCGGCTTCTCGTTCCCGTGTCAAGCGGGCCTGACGTTCAATTCGCTCTTCAGCTAATTTGCGGGTAGCTTCTTGTTTGAGTTTGATGCGTTCTCGCGCTACCAGTTCTCCCTTGGCATAGCTAAAATAATGAACTAGCGGAATGTGCGCCGGGCAAACATAGGCACAAGAGCCGCAAGCAATGCAATCTTTCAATCCAAGACGAATGGCCCCATTTAAATCGTGAGCGCGAATGTGGGCGGCCATTTCCAGCGGTAGCAGACCAACGGGACACGCTCTAAGGCAATTAGCGCAACGGATGCAAGGAGAAACTGCATTGCAACTTATTTCTTGCGCGGTAAAGGCGAGCACGCCGCTCGTTCCTTTTATTACCGGTACTTGGGTGTTTGTTAGGTGTATTCCCATCATGGGACCACCCATCAGTAGGCGTACTGGGGTTTCTCGGAAACCACCGCAAAACCGAAATAGTTCTTCTACCAAGGTACCCATCGGTACTTCTAAATTGCTGGGCTTGGCGACTGCACCACCGCTTACCGTCACAATTCGAGACACCAACGGTCGACCGAGATAAATCGCTTGATACACGGCATAGGCTGTGCCGACGTTATGCATCAGTAGACCCGCATCGGCGAGGCGTCCATCAGCGGGAACTTCTTTACCGGTAAGTACCTGAACGAGTTGTCGATCTGATCCCATAGGATAAAGCGTGGGCACCGGCACGATTTGGATCTCGGTACCTAAAGTAGCAAACTGCATAGCGGCAATAGCTTGAGATTTGTTGTCTTCAATGCCAACTAAAACGGTTTGAGCACCAATCGCGTGGCGAATAAGGCGAATGCCTTTTACCACCGCCATAGTCCGTTCCCGCATCAGCCGATCATCACAAGTGAGATAAGGCTCACATTCACTGCCATTGATGATCAAGGTGTGTACCTGACTACGGCGCCCTAAATTGAGTTTCACGGCAGTAGGAAAAGTTGCTCCGCCTAGTCCAACGATTCCAGCCGCATTAACTCGCATCGCAATCGCTTCCGGTGATAAGGTTAATGGATCATTGGGAACTTCTTGTTCTAACCATCGGTCTTCTCCATCCGGTTTTAGGGTAATGGTAAAAATAGGCAATCCTGACGGATGCGGTGCGGGGTAATTGCCTATCGCGGCTATTTTGCCGGAAGTCGAAGCATGAACCGGTGCCGAAATCGCGCCTTGGCTCACGGCGATGACTTGCCCCTTGTAAACGAGATCGCCGACTTTGACAACTGGTTTAGCGGGAGCACCAATATGTTGTTGCAGCGGTATATGCAACCACTCTGGTAGCGGTAGTGATTGAATAGGCTGGTCGCTACTCAGCGTTTTGCAAGTGTGGGGATGAATTCCACCCGGTAACCGAAAAAGTTTCACCAATTCCTCCTTACACAGTCATTGCAGGGCGTTCCCAATACCAGGATTGCAGGGTAACGGGCACGGGTTTAAGTTGTAATGATTCCGTTGGGCAAACGGCTATGCACTGATTACAACCGGTACAAGCTTCACGGAATACCACATGGATTTGTTTAGCTGCACCTAAAATCGCATCGGTAGGACACACCTTGAAACAGCGGGTACAACCAATACATAAATCTTCTTGTACCTCGGCGATTATCGGAATAGTCTCTTGTACCTGAGCCAGATTGACTTCCGCACCAAGCTTAATGGCCAGTGTTTCTACCACCATACGACCACCCGGTGGACAAAGGGTTATCGGAGCACGACCTTCAGCCAAAGCTTGAGCCGCTGCGGTGCAACCCGGAAAACCACATTGCCCACATTGTGAACCCGGTAATAATTTTTCCAACTCTGCCGCTAACGCATTGCCTTCTACTTTCAGGTAGTAGGCTGCTGTACCGAGCAGAAATCCGAGTGTCAATCCCAGTAAAGTGAAACTCAAAATGGCTACCCATATCATCTGTATTGTTCTCTTATTTAACTAATCCAGCAAAGCCCATAAAGGCTAACGATAATAGCCCAGCGGTAATAAAACTAATCGGCGTACCCGTAAAAGCGGCCGGGACCTGTGCTAAAGCGAGCCGCTCCCGTAACCCGGCAAATAGCAGCAGTACTACCGTAAATCCCAGAGCAGAACCAAATCCATACCATAAACTAATTACAAAAGCATGTTTTTCCTGGACATTAAGCAGAGCAATCCCCAAAACAGCACAATTAGTGGTAATCAGCGGCAGGTAAATACCTAATATCTGGTACAAGACTGGACTGACTTTCCGAATGACCATTTCGGTAAATTGGACTACCGCTGCAATGACCAAAATAAAAGCCAAAATCCGCAAATAGGTAATACCCAAAGGCTGAAGTAAGTAATGTTCCAACAGCCAACTCGCGGCACTCGCCAGCGTTATCACAAAAGTCGTTGCCATCCCCATCCCCAAGGCGCTGTCCATTTTTTTGGATACGCCCATGAAGGAGCACAAACCCAGGAATTTAACTAATACGACGTTATTCACTAAAGCGGTTCCGAGTAATAATAAAAAATATTCATTCATGATAATTAGCCTCCTGATGTGACTCTACGGCAGAAAATATGCCAGTCCAAATGGCGCTCATTAGACCGAGTTAAATCCAGGAGTTATCTCAGTGAACCGCATTATCAAACACTTTCTTTCTGTGTTGGATGTGGGACAAGGTGAAGGGGTTGTCGTAATCCTTACAACGATAAACTGCAATAGAGTCAATAAATTCGCTCCACGAGTATCGGCACATCTTTTGCCCTAACTTCGCTAGCGGTGGTACTGAATTTAACAAAACTTAGGATGTCAAGTATGAAGAGAAAATCGACTCTTCTTTCCTTAGCGGAGGGAACCGATCCGGTTAAATCTAAGGGTAACGTCACTTTGCCCGCTTCGGTGTTTCGCTTGGTGGTAGAACAATCGGCATTGGCTATTTCGATTACCGATTCCAAAGCCAATATTCTTTACGCTAATTCAGCTTTTCAGCGAGTGACCGGCTATGCTCCAGAAGAACTCATTGGTTGTAATGAATCCATCTTATCTTACCAAATGACGCCAAAGTCGGTTTATGAAACGTTATGGACCCAGATTTCTCACCAACAACCTTGGAACGGGATCTTAGTGAATCGCCATAAAGCCGGCCATTGTTATCTGGCTGATTTAACCATTACCCCCATCATGGACAATGAAGGATGTACCGTTTACTACCTGGGTATGCACCGCGATGTCACGGAGATGCACCGGCTGGAGCGCCAAGTGCAAAATCAAAAAGCGCTGATTGAGTCGGTAGTTGCTTCTGCCCAAGTGGCGATAGTGTTACTTGATGAGCGAGAACAAATCATTCTCGACAATCAAGCTTACCAAAAATTGAATGGGGATTTTGGTCAAGAATTGGCGCATTCTCTGTTGACGGTGTTGCGTGCGCAGTTGGGAGCCGATTTTGAAACCGCCTGGCGGGATAAACGCAATATTTCAACGCAGGAAGTCCGTTATGATTGGTCTGATCGCGCGCCGCGTTGGTTTTCCTGTGCGATTTCCTGGTTTGAAGAACAAGATCCAAGCATTGATGCTTTTTTTGTACCTAGACGCCAACCCTACTTGTTACTGGTTATTCAAGAAGTCACTGCCTTAAAGCGACAACAAGAAGATATTCGGATGAATGGCTTACGAATGTTGTTAGCTGAACAAGAACGAATTCAAAGCCTGCGCGAACTGTTGTTAGGGGTACTCTACCAGTTGGAAGGACCACTAAACGTCTTTTCTGCCGCTCAGCGGTTATTAGGACGTTGTGAAAAAACCAGTCGTCCAGAATCGTTATCCTTGATCCTCGAAGAAGCGATTAAAACCAGTCGCCGAATGCTAGATACG
Encoded here:
- a CDS encoding Nif-specific regulatory protein, giving the protein MTVTNRSLLIETQLAALFRVGQILNHSLNLQETLQGVLQVLHDHTCMQHGMVTLRDEAGTFSISAIYAGNKSIPLTVRYRPGEGIIGKILQEGQSLVIERIADEPRFLDRLGLYDPQLPFIGVPIHVIEEDKPIGVLIAQPNTNDGLLTERIRFMEMVAQLIAQSVRLAKEIERERRDLTDERDRLRRAVRGNYGFDNIIGHTSAMQRVFELVRQVAKWNTTVLIRGESGTGKELIANAIHYNSPRHHNEFIKVNCAAIPESLLESELFGHEKGAFSGAINQHKGRFERANKGTLFLDEIGDISPTFQAKLLRVLQEGEFERVGGSRTLKVDVRIITATHVDLESRVEQGEFREDLYYRLNVMPISLPALRERPEDIPELAQFLLDKVAKKQGRHLELTDSAIRLLMQHSWPGNVRELENCLERAAILGEGERLDRAVINLAGLKEEIPLPRNPPAKVDLQDPKLDERERVIAALEQAGWVQAKAARLLDMTPRQIAYRIQTLNIKMRNI
- a CDS encoding transcription factor, MBF1, which translates into the protein MRTVKGWSQEEAAEKLHMSLNAYGCIERGETRPNLNRLEQIAKIFGVELGELVSEKSILNVGMDFNNWYNNSPSEQLIELQHELEKSRLLLEQKDKEIEYLKQQNADLRAMVNLLKPEGKLP
- a CDS encoding electron transport complex, RnfABCDGE type, E subunit; protein product: MNQNYLRITREGLWDNNVVFVQILALCPTMAVTSTATHGLGMGLATMAVLTISNLLISAVRHWVSSEVRIPVYVVFIAALVTLIDMSVNAWAHELYKVLGLFIALIVVNCAILGRAEAFASKVGMLEAILDGLMMGFGFTLALVIIGAVREILGSGTLFTEAHLLLGEMFAFLEITLIPEYKGFLLMLLPPGGFLTLGFLLAGKRVLETRLSTTSTVLQPISV
- a CDS encoding electron transport complex, RnfABCDGE type, G subunit — encoded protein: MVIGKIAMNLAKLREKLSYQTLLLGSVTLLTSGMLALANRLTQEDIQAAEMQDIKHTLVQVLPIQYDNNLLQDTVVLPGMDGNLLTVYRARQGERVVAVVFQVSKVGYAGPVVLMMGVARTGEVLGVRVLKHSETPGLGDKIELAKNNWILSFNGKSLTNPVAAQWQVKKDGGVFDQFTGATITPRAVVQAVKQGLEFFTAHQAEFL
- a CDS encoding electron transport complex, RnfABCDGE type, D subunit; amino-acid sequence: MNPPTHAPHIHLPTDIGQIMNNVMLALIPATLLGFWLYGWPAINLWLVCVLAALATEALSLYLRGLTVRPTLLDGSAMLTAWLLALSLPPWAPWWIAVIGAVFALLVGKHVFGGLGQNVFNPAMIARVVLLISFPVEMTTWVAPVPLGSEQAPHFLEGLAITFTGSGTSFDALTSASLLGHVKTEFTRGIDLQTALTGYFIPHEAIWGWHSGSLGETSAVLLLLGGIVLIVKRIITWHIPAAMLIGVLLPAVLMHALNPSHYLGLVPHLLHGGLMLGAFFIATDPVTSPNTAIGQWVFGCGCGLLTYIIRTWGNYPEGVAFAVLIMNATTPVIDHYFRPRIYGRNRKGEALLP
- a CDS encoding electron transport complex, RnfABCDGE type, C subunit, which codes for MKLFRLPGGIHPHTCKTLSSDQPIQSLPLPEWLHIPLQQHIGAPAKPVVKVGDLVYKGQVIAVSQGAISAPVHASTSGKIAAIGNYPAPHPSGLPIFTITLKPDGEDRWLEQEVPNDPLTLSPEAIAMRVNAAGIVGLGGATFPTAVKLNLGRRSQVHTLIINGSECEPYLTCDDRLMRERTMAVVKGIRLIRHAIGAQTVLVGIEDNKSQAIAAMQFATLGTEIQIVPVPTLYPMGSDRQLVQVLTGKEVPADGRLADAGLLMHNVGTAYAVYQAIYLGRPLVSRIVTVSGGAVAKPSNLEVPMGTLVEELFRFCGGFRETPVRLLMGGPMMGIHLTNTQVPVIKGTSGVLAFTAQEISCNAVSPCIRCANCLRACPVGLLPLEMAAHIRAHDLNGAIRLGLKDCIACGSCAYVCPAHIPLVHYFSYAKGELVARERIKLKQEATRKLAEERIERQARLTREREAAAAARQTAKEKQAKALAEAI
- a CDS encoding electron transport complex, RnfABCDGE type, B subunit, whose product is MIWVAILSFTLLGLTLGFLLGTAAYYLKVEGNALAAELEKLLPGSQCGQCGFPGCTAAAQALAEGRAPITLCPPGGRMVVETLAIKLGAEVNLAQVQETIPIIAEVQEDLCIGCTRCFKVCPTDAILGAAKQIHVVFREACTGCNQCIAVCPTESLQLKPVPVTLQSWYWERPAMTV
- a CDS encoding electron transport complex, RnfABCDGE type, E subunit, with protein sequence MNEYFLLLLGTALVNNVVLVKFLGLCSFMGVSKKMDSALGMGMATTFVITLASAASWLLEHYLLQPLGITYLRILAFILVIAAVVQFTEMVIRKVSPVLYQILGIYLPLITTNCAVLGIALLNVQEKHAFVISLWYGFGSALGFTVVLLLFAGLRERLALAQVPAAFTGTPISFITAGLLSLAFMGFAGLVK